One window of Bacteroides sp. AN502(2024) genomic DNA carries:
- a CDS encoding thiol-activated cytolysin family protein, which yields MKQKHYIYFVALCCLATSLLGACSNEDELDSIVVPQANKIENIQGRFDDIPFVWDYTYSTEEETDSNQIFIGDLMQAGLNEAVTTRTTTNRRSYGSRTDRSGSARRGSSSTDENYRTEDIFISNPIPVYLGAAFPEKEFGKSFKPEILYPRNPIDVIFNFTRPFFGEVTKEHGSIGYKKLFIQALDSKEYEQFLKGGAKESFEFSCTEYFSYSDIEKALSGSAGLAGIFSTKIKNNTKSVNVKSRLFGQLISKNFTVSMDIPVDGFFKDPAKDTVPENPVYVYSMTYGKVAFISVESEYSFEQVKTAVEAGIKYKIFSAGGSYSKSDMEILSKSRITLFIISDDDPNGHTFYTLDNIKNSFNLAYSLYNPGYPVFCQGNYTKDNSAFRMKYSSIRGGRTDGRRESGNRGDSGRRGGSARGGSGRRT from the coding sequence ATGAAACAAAAACATTACATTTATTTCGTTGCCTTATGTTGTTTGGCAACAAGTCTTCTAGGCGCATGTTCAAATGAAGATGAACTTGATTCAATTGTTGTTCCACAAGCCAACAAAATAGAAAATATACAGGGCCGCTTTGATGACATCCCTTTTGTTTGGGATTATACCTATTCTACGGAGGAAGAAACAGACAGTAATCAAATTTTTATCGGAGACTTGATGCAGGCTGGGCTTAATGAAGCAGTAACGACACGAACCACGACTAACCGCAGGAGCTATGGAAGCAGAACAGACAGAAGTGGAAGCGCGCGAAGAGGCAGCAGTAGTACAGATGAAAACTATAGAACTGAAGATATTTTTATATCCAATCCCATTCCAGTATATTTAGGAGCTGCTTTCCCGGAGAAAGAGTTCGGGAAATCATTCAAGCCTGAAATCTTATACCCGAGAAACCCTATTGATGTGATTTTCAATTTTACAAGACCGTTTTTTGGTGAAGTGACCAAAGAGCACGGCTCAATCGGATACAAAAAACTATTCATTCAAGCATTGGATTCCAAAGAGTATGAGCAGTTCTTGAAAGGAGGAGCCAAAGAATCGTTTGAATTTTCGTGTACTGAATACTTCTCCTATTCGGACATTGAAAAAGCGCTTTCTGGAAGTGCTGGATTAGCAGGTATTTTTTCTACAAAGATAAAGAACAACACCAAGTCAGTCAATGTGAAAAGCCGTTTGTTTGGACAGCTAATTTCTAAGAATTTCACCGTATCAATGGACATACCTGTTGACGGATTCTTCAAAGACCCTGCTAAAGATACAGTTCCGGAAAATCCGGTCTATGTTTATTCTATGACATATGGCAAAGTGGCCTTTATTTCAGTAGAAAGTGAATATTCCTTTGAACAGGTGAAAACGGCTGTCGAAGCAGGTATCAAGTATAAGATATTCTCTGCTGGAGGTAGCTATAGTAAAAGTGACATGGAAATTCTTTCTAAATCCAGAATCACACTCTTTATTATTTCTGATGATGATCCGAACGGGCATACATTTTACACTTTAGACAATATTAAAAATTCCTTTAACCTTGCCTACTCATTGTATAATCCTGGCTATCCGGTATTTTGTCAGGGCAACTATACTAAAGATAACTCAGCTTTCCGTATGAAGTACTCAAGTATTCGCGGTGGTAGGACAGATGGTAGAAGAGAATCTGGTAATAGGGGAGACTCTGGCAGAAGAGGCGGTAGCGCAAGGGGTGGTAGTGGTAGACGAACTTAA
- a CDS encoding thiol-activated cytolysin family protein, with protein sequence MKPERMTLMFICLFAFVFLSACEKEETNNKGVVPTFPEEPEKGRFDKTPFAWDYKFSTVSEDDLFIGDLYISVNNRYMVTPPPLYIGAAYSEKNFGISFKPEITASRNPLDVIFDFIKPFTGTIENKQGSIGYKELLADALESNEYKEYMNDRLSPFDINLVEVYTYEDIEKAFPYNEALGELLSKEAKKTSKIKGVKSRTTGVLANRSFSVYADIPVQGLFENKDMNENPENPVYIRSITYGKTAYFVIESPYSYKEVEEAVKSKLSLSNAVKGAEILKNSTITLFIVSDNRQTANVYTSFQDLDEFLKTPFNEHLYGYPIYCQGVYTKDNTIF encoded by the coding sequence ATGAAACCAGAACGTATGACTTTGATGTTTATCTGTTTATTTGCTTTTGTTTTTTTATCTGCATGTGAGAAAGAAGAAACAAATAATAAGGGTGTAGTCCCTACTTTTCCAGAGGAACCAGAGAAAGGAAGGTTTGATAAAACACCTTTTGCATGGGACTACAAGTTTTCCACTGTCTCTGAAGATGATTTATTCATTGGTGACTTATATATATCAGTGAACAACCGATATATGGTAACCCCGCCGCCTTTGTATATCGGTGCTGCTTACAGTGAAAAGAATTTTGGAATCTCTTTTAAACCGGAGATTACAGCTTCTAGAAATCCTCTGGATGTCATCTTTGATTTTATTAAACCCTTTACCGGTACCATAGAGAATAAACAGGGCTCGATAGGGTATAAAGAGTTGCTGGCCGATGCTTTAGAGTCAAATGAATATAAAGAGTATATGAATGACAGGCTTTCTCCATTTGATATTAACCTGGTAGAAGTCTATACCTACGAAGATATAGAGAAAGCATTTCCCTACAACGAGGCATTGGGCGAACTTTTATCTAAAGAGGCTAAAAAGACATCAAAGATAAAAGGCGTCAAAAGCAGGACAACGGGTGTCTTGGCCAATAGAAGTTTTTCTGTCTATGCAGACATCCCGGTACAGGGACTCTTTGAAAATAAAGACATGAATGAAAACCCGGAAAATCCTGTTTATATTCGTTCTATCACTTATGGAAAGACAGCATATTTTGTTATCGAAAGTCCGTATTCTTATAAAGAGGTGGAAGAAGCCGTAAAGTCGAAACTATCCTTGAGCAACGCGGTCAAAGGAGCTGAGATCTTAAAGAATTCTACAATCACGCTGTTTATTGTGTCTGACAACCGGCAGACGGCCAATGTATATACGAGCTTTCAGGATTTGGATGAATTCTTGAAAACCCCATTTAACGAACACTTGTATGGATATCCAATATATTGTCAGGGAGTATACACGAAAGACAATACAATTTTTTGA
- a CDS encoding DUF4848 domain-containing protein: MMKIITLFKKPVSLLAVCLSISLCSCVDNEEEINTSDHHISQDIEVSEMGKWLPGTRNDSDADFNIPVLHFRNEQVYFQTIEKLNEMSAEKKKVYFKELGFNGAYTLWSQADEELDQIFDNADTLQMEKLIGEYKIKYERLFSFNAFDKYDATPYFSFTDNDLSLVGNIKGYVVIGNELKAPQKNTPTYDMDETAVATRAAIFGANRTNFVGFQKATVSVKNKNAISTMTIGRMANSFAVLFNTKKKVALWNKKVKTDYSATLYLHSTKMYKSKHYIVSPYGMEIFVLDLDIETIGNTFDADVDDFKCSIGSKIGRKLFHNIQVS; this comes from the coding sequence ATGATGAAAATAATTACATTATTCAAGAAGCCTGTCAGTTTGTTGGCAGTATGTTTATCAATAAGCCTTTGCTCATGCGTCGATAACGAAGAAGAAATCAACACTTCAGATCACCATATCTCCCAGGATATTGAGGTCTCTGAGATGGGTAAATGGTTGCCGGGGACCAGAAATGATTCCGATGCAGACTTCAATATACCGGTTCTTCATTTTAGAAACGAGCAAGTATACTTTCAGACCATTGAAAAACTTAATGAAATGAGTGCCGAAAAGAAGAAGGTATATTTCAAAGAACTTGGCTTTAATGGCGCTTATACGCTTTGGAGCCAAGCTGACGAAGAACTCGACCAGATATTTGATAATGCTGATACCTTGCAAATGGAGAAGCTTATTGGTGAATACAAAATAAAATATGAACGTCTCTTTTCATTCAATGCATTTGACAAGTATGACGCAACACCCTATTTCTCTTTTACTGATAACGATTTGTCACTTGTAGGCAATATAAAAGGTTATGTAGTTATAGGCAATGAGTTGAAAGCTCCACAAAAAAATACGCCTACTTATGATATGGATGAAACGGCTGTTGCTACAAGAGCTGCTATCTTCGGGGCAAACAGAACGAATTTTGTCGGATTCCAAAAAGCTACAGTATCAGTCAAAAATAAAAATGCTATAAGTACAATGACTATAGGACGAATGGCGAATTCCTTCGCTGTTTTATTTAATACGAAGAAAAAAGTGGCTTTATGGAACAAAAAAGTCAAGACTGATTATTCAGCCACTTTATACCTTCACAGTACTAAAATGTATAAAAGTAAACACTATATTGTCAGTCCGTATGGAATGGAAATATTTGTATTAGACTTGGATATAGAAACTATAGGTAATACTTTCGATGCGGATGTAGATGATTTTAAATGTTCTATTGGATCGAAAATAGGGAGAAAATTATTCCATAATATTCAAGTCAGCTAA
- a CDS encoding DUF4249 domain-containing protein encodes MRKIIYLLLITCLVSCTYHLDLDTAGAKEKLVLYCFPSNSDTTVIQLSRSIPVGQNGKGNASIRNADVRFSVNGKEQEVYWNEDSTSSLPAQCYYTLGKCDTGDIIRIRTCMEGISTITAQTSMPGEFPLEAIHLVPSEEEESVLQVQVTFKDNSATKDYYGIRLMKKELNMMDNVENSSLESVEFDLKEEPLLNNTSDLDEIFIFSHGYFQNLYIWGDEKIQGQEYTLHLAMEYQEDYDSEWSDHTYKVEYKIYLYTFSPEFFKYLETLNKINKNSLGNHSFSPVLYQFSNIEGGLGVMGGCQVKETEWLKNVSI; translated from the coding sequence ATGAGAAAGATAATATATCTATTACTGATAACTTGTTTGGTGTCCTGCACCTATCATCTCGATTTGGACACTGCGGGTGCTAAGGAGAAATTAGTACTCTATTGTTTCCCTTCTAATTCTGACACAACCGTCATTCAACTCTCCAGGAGCATTCCTGTTGGTCAGAACGGTAAAGGAAATGCAAGTATAAGGAATGCAGATGTCCGTTTCTCTGTAAATGGAAAAGAGCAGGAGGTTTACTGGAATGAAGATTCCACCTCATCCCTCCCGGCACAATGTTACTATACACTGGGCAAATGCGATACAGGGGATATAATTAGGATAAGAACCTGCATGGAAGGGATATCTACAATAACTGCCCAAACTTCGATGCCGGGAGAGTTTCCGTTGGAAGCTATCCATCTGGTGCCTTCAGAAGAAGAGGAAAGTGTTTTGCAGGTGCAGGTTACATTCAAGGATAACTCTGCCACTAAAGATTATTACGGAATAAGGTTAATGAAAAAAGAGCTCAATATGATGGATAATGTGGAAAATTCATCTTTAGAATCCGTTGAATTTGATTTGAAAGAAGAGCCTTTACTGAATAATACCTCTGATCTGGATGAGATATTTATATTCTCACACGGGTATTTTCAAAATCTCTACATTTGGGGCGATGAAAAGATTCAGGGACAGGAATATACTCTTCACCTGGCCATGGAGTATCAGGAAGACTATGATTCAGAATGGAGTGATCATACTTATAAAGTAGAGTATAAAATTTATCTTTATACATTTTCACCTGAGTTCTTTAAGTATCTTGAGACGCTGAACAAAATAAATAAAAACAGCTTAGGCAATCATAGTTTCTCGCCCGTACTCTATCAATTTAGTAATATAGAAGGCGGACTCGGCGTTATGGGTGGATGCCAGGTTAAGGAAACAGAGTGGTTAAAAAATGTATCTATATAG
- a CDS encoding carboxypeptidase-like regulatory domain-containing protein: MSKLIFFILFACAYLPLSAQTKTASTLREQMELVQRLHHVNFVYDSSLDLDIIYQGRSLLSLDLETSLQQLFVTTDIKWEVRNKYVLLKKRGKFTISGYILQKNGEPLINATIRDVESKAGTLSNEYGFFSLTLLEGKHTLRVTYVGFGEKVKTIDLNKNTMLKVYLVEDYSLDEVLVVGDLNSPINTTQTGKASFNAHDLRTGYALFSSPDVVKTLQSLPGVASGTEMLSGLYVHGGNNDENLFLLDGTPLYQISHLGGVFSVFNTDIIKNIDFYKSGFPARYGGRLSSVVDVRTNDGDMREYHGIFSMGLLDGRIQYEGPIIKNRTSFNIAMRRSWLEAFSAPVLYFRNKSNKDDKLTGKYAFHDINAKLTHYFSDISKVSISFYTGNDMLKINNDQTFHDYAEDSDEELYATKFNLQWGNATTAVHWNYRLSPKLFANVTGVYSRSRSSFNYEKEDQFLNEGEVTRFAYVKRYNRSVIADAGYRMEFDYRPGTSQHIRMGSNYLFHVFHPQSRILNEYSRNEVQADTIRHSSYHFYRGHEFTLFAEDDIALSRKWRFNIGMHYTLFKVSDKTYHSIEPRVAIRYRLNEHTAIKVAYTEMNQFMHLLSSSYLNFPTDYWVPSTGNIRPMRSWQYAAGLYMRLPCHINLSVEGFYKTMHHLLEYDGRNQLAPTVENWESDVIRGKGKAYGVELALSRQVLRTSAGFSYTLSWSKRKFNDIYQGWYPNKFDNRHNINIAVRHQFTPRIEGYAAWNYHSGNKITVPSQYIDSPSLPGITGKEPGQWVYEEPNNATLPAYHRLDLGVNFRKVTKRGFERIWNISIYNAYCRMNVLYAEVEDLPASKFTSKATGVFPIIPSFIYTLKF, from the coding sequence ATGAGCAAGCTAATATTTTTCATACTTTTTGCATGTGCTTACCTGCCGCTAAGTGCTCAAACCAAAACGGCAAGTACTCTCAGAGAGCAAATGGAGCTTGTCCAAAGACTTCATCATGTCAATTTTGTATATGATTCTTCCTTGGATCTGGATATTATCTACCAGGGGCGGTCGCTTTTAAGCTTGGACCTGGAAACGAGTTTGCAGCAATTATTCGTTACAACTGATATAAAATGGGAAGTACGAAACAAATATGTGTTGCTTAAAAAGAGGGGCAAGTTCACTATCAGCGGGTACATTCTTCAGAAAAACGGTGAACCGCTGATCAACGCAACCATCCGTGATGTAGAGTCCAAAGCCGGAACGCTGAGCAACGAATATGGCTTTTTTAGTCTTACACTGCTTGAAGGAAAGCATACCCTTCGGGTCACATACGTCGGCTTTGGCGAAAAAGTGAAAACCATAGATTTAAATAAGAACACAATGTTGAAGGTTTATTTAGTGGAAGATTATTCATTGGACGAAGTGCTGGTGGTAGGTGACCTGAACTCACCGATAAACACTACCCAGACAGGCAAAGCTTCTTTTAATGCCCATGACTTGCGGACCGGATACGCCCTGTTCAGTTCGCCAGATGTGGTAAAGACACTCCAAAGTCTTCCGGGTGTAGCCTCCGGTACAGAAATGCTCTCCGGATTGTACGTACATGGTGGTAACAATGATGAGAACCTGTTCCTTCTTGACGGGACACCACTCTACCAAATAAGCCATTTGGGAGGAGTGTTCTCGGTATTCAATACTGATATAATAAAAAATATAGATTTCTATAAAAGTGGCTTTCCTGCCCGTTATGGTGGCCGTTTGTCTTCGGTTGTCGATGTGCGCACCAATGATGGAGATATGAGAGAATATCACGGGATATTTTCGATGGGATTGCTGGATGGTAGAATCCAGTATGAAGGCCCCATCATCAAGAACCGCACATCCTTCAACATTGCCATGCGCCGAAGTTGGCTGGAGGCATTTTCGGCTCCGGTATTGTATTTTCGCAATAAATCTAATAAGGATGACAAGCTAACAGGGAAATACGCCTTTCATGATATTAATGCAAAGCTGACCCATTACTTTTCGGATATAAGTAAAGTATCTATTAGCTTTTATACCGGGAATGACATGTTGAAGATAAACAATGACCAAACCTTTCATGACTATGCCGAGGATTCTGATGAAGAATTATATGCAACAAAATTCAATCTGCAATGGGGTAATGCAACAACGGCCGTTCATTGGAATTACCGGCTTTCTCCCAAACTATTCGCGAATGTTACAGGTGTTTATTCACGGAGCCGCTCTTCATTCAACTATGAGAAAGAAGACCAGTTTCTGAATGAAGGAGAAGTTACACGCTTTGCTTATGTTAAGCGTTATAACCGCTCAGTTATTGCTGATGCCGGTTACCGAATGGAGTTTGATTACAGACCCGGTACAAGCCAACATATCCGTATGGGGTCGAATTACCTTTTTCATGTTTTCCATCCCCAAAGTCGGATATTGAATGAATACTCAAGAAATGAAGTTCAGGCCGATACTATCAGGCATTCCAGTTATCATTTCTATAGGGGTCATGAATTTACCTTGTTCGCCGAGGATGATATTGCTTTGAGCCGGAAATGGCGGTTTAATATCGGCATGCATTACACTTTGTTTAAAGTTTCCGATAAAACTTATCATTCCATAGAACCAAGAGTGGCAATCAGGTATCGGTTGAATGAACATACGGCTATAAAGGTTGCTTATACGGAGATGAACCAATTCATGCATTTGTTATCCAGCAGTTATTTAAATTTTCCAACGGACTACTGGGTGCCTTCTACGGGCAATATCCGTCCCATGCGTTCCTGGCAATATGCTGCGGGGTTATATATGCGGCTACCTTGCCATATTAACCTCAGTGTAGAAGGCTTCTATAAAACGATGCACCATTTATTGGAGTATGACGGCAGGAACCAGTTGGCGCCTACCGTTGAAAACTGGGAGTCAGATGTAATACGGGGCAAAGGAAAGGCTTACGGAGTAGAGTTGGCTCTTTCCCGCCAGGTATTAAGAACATCAGCCGGTTTTTCTTATACTCTATCATGGAGCAAAAGAAAATTCAACGATATCTATCAGGGCTGGTATCCCAATAAGTTTGATAACCGGCATAACATTAACATAGCCGTCAGACACCAATTCACTCCGCGGATAGAGGGCTATGCAGCATGGAACTATCATTCCGGAAATAAGATTACTGTTCCCAGCCAATACATTGATAGCCCTTCACTTCCGGGTATAACCGGAAAGGAGCCGGGACAATGGGTGTATGAAGAACCTAATAATGCCACATTGCCTGCCTATCACAGGCTGGATCTGGGAGTCAATTTTCGTAAAGTTACAAAGCGGGGGTTTGAACGAATATGGAACATAAGCATTTATAACGCCTATTGCCGGATGAATGTGCTGTATGCGGAGGTGGAGGACCTGCCGGCAAGCAAGTTTACAAGCAAGGCGACGGGAGTTTTTCCTATCATTCCTTCATTTATTTACACGTTAAAATTCTAA
- a CDS encoding FecR family protein: MKDIERKCLQFVLRYYKPGAWDTQKAIRRFEQKNGIAPKSNRRIYWYSGVAAAILFFIVSGIYLYNMNTNANNDWMRLVADNSVRAYTLPDSTVVTLFPHSFLSYQPAVFAHKKRRVNMSGKIYFVVKRDEKLPFEVDGSFAHVKVLGTCFQVAESSSSAEVCVVSGKVLFTAKDQEEGVILTKGMGAELVYGEKMPSLSTTGTINQTAWATGLFIFDNTPLSTVLKELSDYYHVQLTCDETDKKLSSQFDTDSLDEIINLIENVMDVKIQKR, translated from the coding sequence ATGAAGGATATAGAAAGAAAATGTCTCCAGTTTGTGCTCAGGTATTATAAGCCCGGGGCATGGGATACACAGAAAGCAATTCGCCGTTTTGAGCAAAAAAATGGAATTGCCCCGAAGAGTAATCGGAGAATATATTGGTATTCCGGTGTTGCTGCCGCTATCCTGTTTTTTATAGTATCCGGCATTTATCTTTATAATATGAATACGAATGCGAATAACGACTGGATGAGACTTGTTGCCGATAACTCCGTCAGGGCATATACATTGCCTGACAGCACTGTGGTCACTCTCTTCCCGCACTCTTTTTTGTCCTACCAGCCTGCGGTCTTTGCGCATAAAAAACGTCGGGTCAATATGTCGGGGAAGATTTATTTTGTTGTCAAAAGAGATGAAAAACTCCCGTTCGAAGTCGATGGCTCATTTGCTCATGTGAAGGTGTTGGGTACATGCTTTCAGGTGGCTGAGAGTTCCTCAAGTGCAGAAGTATGCGTCGTTTCCGGTAAAGTCCTCTTTACAGCCAAGGACCAGGAAGAAGGTGTGATTCTTACAAAAGGAATGGGGGCTGAATTGGTGTATGGAGAGAAAATGCCCTCCCTTTCAACCACCGGCACTATCAACCAGACTGCATGGGCGACCGGTCTGTTCATCTTTGATAATACTCCCCTCTCAACCGTTCTAAAAGAATTGTCAGATTACTACCATGTACAATTAACCTGTGACGAAACCGATAAAAAGTTAAGCAGCCAGTTTGATACGGATAGTCTGGATGAGATTATTAATCTGATTGAGAATGTTATGGACGTTAAGATACAAAAGAGATAA
- a CDS encoding RNA polymerase sigma-70 factor — protein MNEAKKNIDDAFRRYYRPLCLYAMHYLHDMALVEDTVQDCFTELWEGFITGKEVSNVKAYLYMMVRNHCYDILKKDNPTQCDLSPSDLEDIISDEECEDRSLIEARLWMAIDSLPRRCREVFLLSKRDGLKYKEIADKLDISVNTVENQMSKALRILKEGSKKIYYFFFS, from the coding sequence ATGAACGAAGCCAAGAAAAATATAGATGACGCTTTCCGTCGATATTATCGTCCGCTTTGTTTGTATGCAATGCACTATCTTCATGACATGGCATTGGTGGAAGATACCGTGCAGGATTGCTTTACCGAACTTTGGGAAGGGTTCATTACCGGGAAAGAAGTTTCAAATGTAAAGGCATATCTTTATATGATGGTCAGAAACCATTGCTATGATATTCTAAAGAAAGACAACCCTACTCAGTGTGATTTGTCTCCATCCGATCTGGAAGATATCATTTCAGACGAGGAATGCGAAGATCGTTCGCTGATTGAAGCCAGGCTTTGGATGGCCATCGACTCTCTTCCCAGGCGGTGCCGGGAAGTTTTTCTTCTAAGTAAACGTGACGGATTAAAATATAAAGAGATTGCCGATAAACTGGATATATCTGTTAATACCGTTGAAAATCAAATGAGTAAGGCTCTTCGAATACTCAAAGAAGGTTCCAAGAAGATTTATTATTTCTTTTTTAGCTGA
- a CDS encoding VapE domain-containing protein has protein sequence MEKVAKLFSMLMKVWRTGMKRKTAFAEAKTNGLKMVGTKKVEAGLSVPEEIHPECSALLGLADVSLSQPDSKKTGSVCLTDQVNAFLRTRYDFRYNLLTEETEFRPLDDAGKASGIFQPVSKRVLNTFCMEAHTEGICCWDKDVSRYIYSTRIAEYHPFRLYMDELPIWDGVDRITPLALRVSDLPLWVCGFHTWLLGVAAQWSGKTGIHANSVAPILVSSEQGRLKSTFCKSLMPVALQHYYLDNLRLTSEGKAERLMSEMGLINLDEFDKYAAGKMPLLKNLMQMSSLHICKAYQKNYRDLPRVASFIGTSNRYDLLTDPTGSRRFLCVEVTKPIDCEGIEHAQLFAQLKAELEQGVPYWFNKEQERELQRHNVAFYHACPAEDVFNCCFRIALPEEECLQLSAAEIYQVLKKMNSAALRGFNPNQFAQVLTKMGVGRKHTEYGNVYSVIRR, from the coding sequence ATGGAAAAAGTCGCAAAATTGTTCTCTATGTTGATGAAGGTGTGGAGAACTGGAATGAAAAGAAAGACTGCTTTTGCAGAAGCGAAAACGAACGGACTGAAAATGGTCGGAACGAAAAAAGTAGAGGCAGGACTGTCTGTCCCGGAAGAAATACATCCGGAATGTTCGGCATTATTGGGATTGGCGGATGTGTCACTATCCCAACCGGATAGTAAGAAAACCGGTTCTGTCTGTCTGACGGATCAGGTAAATGCCTTTTTGCGTACCCGGTATGATTTCCGCTACAATCTCCTGACGGAAGAAACGGAATTCCGCCCGTTGGATGATGCGGGTAAAGCAAGCGGTATTTTCCAACCGGTGAGCAAACGTGTTCTGAACACCTTTTGCATGGAAGCTCATACAGAGGGAATCTGTTGTTGGGATAAGGACGTGAGTCGCTATATTTACTCTACCCGTATTGCCGAGTACCATCCTTTCCGGCTTTATATGGATGAATTACCCATTTGGGATGGCGTTGATCGCATCACTCCGTTGGCATTGCGCGTCTCCGATTTGCCTCTGTGGGTGTGTGGTTTTCATACATGGCTTTTGGGAGTTGCCGCCCAATGGTCGGGAAAAACAGGAATTCATGCCAATAGTGTAGCTCCCATTCTCGTAAGCTCGGAACAGGGCAGGTTGAAGTCTACTTTCTGCAAATCATTGATGCCCGTAGCTTTGCAGCATTACTATCTGGATAATCTCAGACTGACTTCGGAGGGTAAGGCGGAACGTCTTATGTCGGAGATGGGGCTGATTAATCTGGATGAGTTTGACAAGTATGCTGCGGGTAAGATGCCTTTATTGAAAAATCTGATGCAAATGTCGAGCCTGCACATCTGTAAGGCATATCAGAAAAACTATCGTGACTTGCCGCGTGTCGCATCATTTATAGGCACTTCCAATCGCTATGATTTATTGACTGACCCTACGGGCAGTCGTCGTTTTCTTTGCGTGGAAGTAACGAAACCTATTGATTGCGAGGGGATCGAACATGCGCAACTCTTTGCCCAACTGAAGGCTGAACTGGAACAGGGAGTTCCTTATTGGTTCAATAAAGAACAGGAGCGGGAATTGCAACGGCACAATGTGGCTTTTTATCATGCCTGTCCAGCTGAGGATGTCTTTAACTGCTGTTTTCGCATTGCCTTGCCGGAAGAAGAATGCTTACAGTTGTCCGCCGCGGAGATATATCAGGTATTGAAGAAAATGAATTCAGCCGCATTGAGAGGTTTTAATCCGAACCAGTTTGCACAAGTATTGACGAAAATGGGAGTGGGGCGGAAGCATACGGAGTATGGTAATGTATATTCGGTGATACGTCGGTGA
- a CDS encoding HU family DNA-binding protein: MAILFDWYENPVSPDRPQKKRFHPRIIANGQVDTDELRSRIQSRCTLNEVDVTAVLDALSQVMGEELGKGRQVHLTGIGYFYPTLTATEEISADTPRKNSKVKLKAIQFRSDKRLKQSVGTIKIKQVKQGRHSAKLSEIEIDMKLKEYFTNHQIMQRSDFQTIMKMVRSTAMIHIRRLRKEGKLLNIGIPNQPIYVPAPGFYGKSRDYQPVR; this comes from the coding sequence ATGGCTATATTATTTGACTGGTACGAGAATCCGGTATCACCGGACCGTCCCCAAAAGAAAAGATTCCATCCGCGCATCATTGCCAACGGTCAGGTAGATACTGATGAACTCAGAAGCAGAATCCAGTCGCGATGCACACTGAACGAAGTAGACGTGACCGCTGTGCTGGACGCTCTCTCGCAGGTAATGGGAGAAGAATTGGGAAAAGGAAGACAGGTACACTTGACTGGTATCGGTTATTTCTACCCCACGCTGACTGCCACCGAGGAAATCTCTGCAGATACTCCCCGCAAAAATTCGAAAGTGAAATTAAAAGCGATACAATTTCGCTCGGACAAGAGATTGAAACAATCTGTCGGAACAATAAAAATTAAACAAGTGAAGCAGGGCAGACATTCCGCCAAGTTATCGGAGATAGAGATAGACATGAAGTTGAAAGAGTATTTCACAAACCATCAGATCATGCAGCGATCTGATTTTCAAACTATTATGAAAATGGTACGCTCCACAGCCATGATTCATATCCGCCGGCTCCGCAAGGAAGGCAAGCTGCTGAATATCGGCATACCCAACCAGCCGATATATGTGCCTGCTCCCGGATTTTATGGAAAATCCAGAGATTATCAACCTGTCCGATAA